In one Deinococcus detaillensis genomic region, the following are encoded:
- the hutI gene encoding imidazolonepropionase, producing MTEVLFTNIAQLVTPKAGPQRGAAMRELNILQDAALLVRDGLIVWIGREKDAPKSQQTHDLGGVAVTPALIDPHTHAVWAGDRLSDFEARVEGVPYETILARGGGIRSTMRATRQASLEELVTLALPRLQALTASGAATIEIKSGYGLDFETELRMLEAVRVLQARTSADLRPTLLLHVPPEENRAEYVQEVCHILIPRLAHEQLAEAVDVFCETEAFSVPETRAMLEAARLYGLKFKLHADQFHAIGGTELACQMGALSVDHLEASGESQIAALAASPTVATVLPAVTLHLGLPAAPARALIDAGACVALGTDLNPGSAPIFSAQLALAFGVRLNRLTPAEALTAATVNAAAALGLSDRGALSVGQRADFLALRSADWRDLPYTLGANPIQSSWIKGRLL from the coding sequence ATGACTGAAGTTCTGTTCACCAACATCGCCCAGCTCGTTACCCCGAAAGCTGGCCCCCAGCGCGGCGCGGCCATGCGCGAGCTGAACATTCTTCAAGACGCGGCCCTGCTGGTCCGTGACGGCCTGATTGTGTGGATAGGCCGCGAAAAAGACGCCCCCAAGTCTCAGCAGACGCACGACCTCGGCGGCGTGGCCGTTACCCCGGCGCTGATTGACCCTCATACCCACGCTGTCTGGGCCGGAGACCGCCTCAGCGACTTCGAGGCCCGCGTGGAAGGCGTTCCCTACGAAACCATTCTGGCGCGGGGCGGCGGCATTCGCAGCACTATGCGGGCCACCCGGCAGGCCAGTTTGGAAGAATTGGTGACATTGGCCTTGCCACGCTTGCAAGCACTTACGGCATCAGGCGCGGCGACCATCGAAATTAAAAGTGGCTATGGCCTCGACTTTGAAACCGAACTGCGAATGCTGGAAGCCGTCAGGGTGCTTCAAGCCAGAACGTCTGCCGACTTGCGCCCGACGCTGCTGCTTCACGTTCCACCCGAAGAAAACCGTGCCGAGTATGTTCAGGAGGTCTGTCACATTCTCATTCCCCGCTTGGCCCATGAACAATTGGCCGAAGCGGTGGACGTGTTTTGCGAAACGGAAGCCTTCAGCGTTCCAGAGACCCGCGCCATGCTGGAAGCGGCCCGCTTGTACGGTCTTAAGTTCAAACTGCACGCCGACCAGTTTCACGCTATTGGCGGCACTGAACTGGCTTGCCAGATGGGAGCGCTGAGTGTGGATCATCTGGAAGCCAGCGGAGAGTCGCAGATTGCGGCGCTGGCCGCCAGTCCAACCGTCGCCACCGTCCTGCCCGCTGTGACGCTGCATCTGGGCTTGCCTGCTGCCCCTGCCCGTGCGCTGATCGACGCGGGGGCGTGCGTGGCGCTTGGCACCGACCTCAATCCGGGTAGCGCTCCCATTTTTTCGGCGCAACTCGCCTTGGCTTTTGGGGTGCGCCTCAACCGCCTGACCCCCGCCGAAGCCCTCACTGCCGCCACCGTCAATGCCGCCGCTGCACTGGGCCTGAGTGACCGGGGAGCCTTGAGCGTGGGCCAGCGGGCCGACTTTTTGGCGCTGCGCTCCGCCGATTGGCGCGACCTTCCCTACACGCTGGGCGCAAATCCCATTCAATCAAGCTGGATCAAAGGCAGATTATTATGA
- a CDS encoding arginase family protein — translation MTPSHLPFAGISTFARAPHHAPEADWQADVAVLGVPYDIALGFRPGARFAPRAIREASLRYVPPFTGLDGRIRLEGVSFVDAGDVVLPSLEPELMRSRTTEAARAVRKRCRLPVFLGGDHSVTFPLLCAYDDVPDLHVVQLDAHLDFTDIRNDTKFSNSSPFRRACEQLPNLKHITTLGLRGLRFDPEAVAAARQRGHTLVTMTELESNLSAVLNALPAGKSVYLSVDVDGLDPAVLPGTSSPEPDGLSYALAMRLIRAVTARNTLVGLDVVELAPNLDSSGRSELIAARLIMETLCGALDD, via the coding sequence ATGACTCCTAGCCACCTCCCCTTCGCCGGAATCTCCACCTTCGCCCGCGCTCCGCATCACGCCCCTGAAGCCGACTGGCAAGCCGACGTGGCCGTGCTGGGCGTGCCCTACGACATCGCGCTCGGCTTTCGCCCCGGCGCACGCTTTGCGCCGCGTGCCATTCGTGAAGCGAGCTTGCGCTATGTGCCGCCCTTCACGGGTTTGGATGGCCGCATCCGCTTGGAAGGCGTGAGCTTCGTGGACGCCGGAGATGTGGTGCTGCCCAGCCTGGAACCCGAACTGATGCGCTCCCGCACCACCGAGGCCGCCCGCGCCGTGCGGAAGCGCTGCCGCTTGCCGGTTTTTCTGGGCGGAGATCACAGCGTCACCTTCCCGCTTCTGTGCGCCTACGACGACGTTCCCGATCTGCACGTCGTTCAACTGGACGCCCACCTTGACTTCACTGACATTCGTAACGACACCAAATTCAGCAATTCCAGTCCGTTTCGCCGCGCCTGCGAACAGTTGCCCAACCTTAAGCACATCACCACGCTGGGGCTACGCGGCTTGAGATTCGATCCTGAAGCGGTAGCGGCGGCCCGTCAGCGCGGCCACACTCTGGTCACCATGACCGAGCTGGAAAGCAACCTCAGTGCCGTGCTGAACGCTCTGCCCGCTGGGAAGTCTGTTTACCTGAGTGTGGATGTGGACGGTCTCGACCCCGCCGTACTGCCCGGCACCAGCAGCCCCGAACCGGACGGCTTGAGTTACGCGCTCGCCATGCGTCTCATCCGCGCCGTGACTGCCCGCAACACTTTGGTCGGTCTAGACGTGGTGGAACTCGCTCCCAACCTCGACTCCAGCGGACGCAGCGAGCTGATCGCGGCCCGGCTGATCATGGAAACGCTGTGCGGGGCGCTGGATGACTGA
- the hutU gene encoding urocanate hydratase, whose amino-acid sequence MTTSTQIRAPRGPNRTAKGWIQEAAKRMLMNNLDPEVAEHPEDLIVYGGRGKAARDWPSFHKIVEVLDRLENDQTLLVQSGKPVAVLTTHALAPRVLIANSNLVPHWANWETFDKLDQAGLMMYGQMTAGSWIYIGTQGILQGTYETFASAANKHFGGSLKHTITVTAGLGGMGGAQPLAVKLAGGVSINIEVDPTRIQKRLDTRYLDTVAPDLDAALKLAEEAKREGKALSIGLLGNASEVLPELVRRGFTPDLVTDQTSAHDPMWGYLPPAQADEDLGELRRNQPEAYLERARAGMAEHVRAMLELQKRGAVAFDYGNNLREQARIAGVANAFDYPGFVPAFIRDSFCEGRGPFRWVALSGDPQDIYATDQALLELFPDDQRLQSWLTYAAKEIAFQGLPARICWLGYRERDKAAKLFNEMVADGRLSAPIVIGRDHLDAGSVASPYRETEAMLDGSDAVSDWPLLNFAVGVASGAGWMSFHHGGGVGMGYSQHSGLVAVADGSEEAAWRLSRCLTNDPAMGVIRHADAGYTLAQDVARERGLDLPSLGIEERA is encoded by the coding sequence ATGACCACTTCAACCCAGATTCGCGCTCCGCGTGGGCCAAACCGCACCGCCAAAGGCTGGATTCAGGAAGCCGCCAAGCGCATGCTGATGAACAACCTCGATCCCGAAGTGGCCGAGCACCCTGAAGACCTGATCGTTTACGGCGGGCGCGGCAAAGCGGCCCGCGACTGGCCCAGCTTTCACAAAATCGTGGAAGTGCTCGACCGCCTAGAAAACGACCAGACCTTGCTGGTGCAGTCGGGCAAGCCGGTGGCGGTGCTGACCACCCACGCCCTCGCGCCGCGCGTGCTGATCGCCAATTCTAATTTGGTGCCGCACTGGGCCAACTGGGAAACCTTCGATAAGCTCGATCAGGCTGGGCTGATGATGTACGGCCAGATGACTGCTGGAAGCTGGATTTACATCGGCACGCAGGGCATCTTGCAGGGCACCTACGAAACCTTTGCGAGTGCGGCCAACAAACACTTCGGCGGCAGCCTCAAGCACACCATCACCGTGACGGCGGGCCTCGGCGGCATGGGCGGAGCGCAGCCGCTGGCGGTCAAGCTGGCGGGCGGAGTCAGCATCAACATTGAAGTGGACCCGACCCGCATTCAAAAGCGCCTGGATACCCGCTACTTAGACACGGTGGCCCCCGATCTGGACGCTGCCCTCAAGCTGGCCGAGGAGGCCAAGCGGGAAGGCAAAGCGCTCAGCATCGGCCTGCTCGGCAACGCTTCCGAGGTGCTGCCGGAACTGGTGCGCCGGGGGTTCACACCCGATCTGGTGACCGATCAGACCAGCGCCCACGACCCGATGTGGGGGTATCTGCCACCCGCACAGGCCGACGAAGACCTGGGCGAGTTGCGCCGTAACCAGCCGGAAGCGTACCTGGAACGTGCTAGAGCAGGCATGGCTGAGCATGTGCGGGCCATGCTGGAACTTCAGAAGCGCGGGGCGGTGGCCTTTGACTACGGCAATAATCTGCGCGAACAGGCCCGCATTGCTGGCGTCGCCAATGCGTTTGACTACCCCGGTTTCGTGCCCGCCTTCATCCGCGACAGCTTTTGCGAGGGGCGCGGGCCGTTCCGGTGGGTGGCTCTCAGCGGCGACCCGCAAGATATCTACGCCACTGATCAAGCCTTGCTGGAGCTGTTTCCTGACGATCAGCGTCTGCAATCCTGGCTGACCTACGCCGCCAAAGAGATTGCCTTTCAGGGTTTGCCCGCTCGCATCTGCTGGCTGGGTTACCGTGAGCGCGATAAGGCCGCCAAACTCTTCAACGAAATGGTCGCTGATGGGCGACTCTCGGCTCCCATTGTGATTGGCCGCGATCATCTCGACGCCGGAAGTGTAGCCAGTCCTTACCGCGAAACCGAGGCGATGCTCGACGGCTCCGACGCGGTCTCCGACTGGCCGCTGCTCAACTTCGCGGTGGGCGTGGCGTCGGGCGCGGGCTGGATGAGCTTTCACCACGGCGGCGGCGTGGGCATGGGCTACAGCCAGCATTCGGGCCTGGTGGCGGTGGCCGACGGCAGTGAGGAAGCCGCCTGGAGGCTGTCGCGCTGCCTGACCAACGATCCGGCGATGGGTGTCATCCGCCATGCCGACGCCGGCTACACGCTGGCGCAGGACGTGGCGCGGGAACGCGGGCTGGATTTGCCGAGCCTGGGGATTGAGGAACGGGCATGA
- a CDS encoding IclR family transcriptional regulator — protein sequence MQTLTKAGTVLRAFSAARPQWGVRALAAELCWPRATVQAYLSGLHDAGFVRRVSGGQYRLSWQLAEFGAQLSAALPWFGPARSALASLAAATQSLGFICVLEGSQVICINRALGDASADHRQVQTDVTLPANATAAGKVLYAFAPLPAPDFERFTASTITTPDEWAGELQKVRLDGSALAIEEWVAGHCAVSVPLWWEGEVVAAFGIQLPTARFLARERALLAKVQTAALEFGEPD from the coding sequence ATGCAGACCCTGACCAAAGCCGGAACCGTTTTGCGGGCCTTCAGCGCCGCGCGGCCGCAGTGGGGTGTGCGGGCACTGGCCGCCGAGTTGTGCTGGCCCCGCGCCACCGTTCAGGCGTACCTGTCGGGCCTGCACGACGCCGGATTCGTGCGGCGCGTTTCCGGCGGCCAGTACCGCCTGAGCTGGCAACTCGCCGAGTTCGGCGCTCAGCTCAGCGCGGCACTGCCCTGGTTCGGGCCAGCCAGAAGCGCCCTCGCCAGCTTGGCCGCCGCCACCCAGTCGCTCGGCTTCATCTGCGTGCTGGAAGGATCGCAAGTCATCTGCATCAACCGCGCTTTGGGCGACGCCAGCGCCGATCACCGCCAAGTTCAGACCGACGTGACCTTGCCGGCCAACGCCACCGCCGCCGGGAAAGTGCTCTACGCTTTTGCTCCGTTGCCCGCACCAGATTTTGAGCGCTTCACCGCCAGCACCATTACCACGCCCGACGAGTGGGCGGGCGAACTCCAAAAGGTAAGATTGGACGGCTCCGCGCTGGCCATCGAGGAGTGGGTGGCAGGTCACTGCGCCGTCAGCGTGCCGCTTTGGTGGGAGGGCGAAGTGGTGGCCGCCTTCGGCATTCAGCTTCCAACGGCGCGTTTTCTGGCGCGTGAGCGGGCGCTACTGGCAAAGGTTCAGACAGCGGCGCTTGAGTTTGGTGAGCCGGATTAG